From Mercenaria mercenaria strain notata chromosome 17, MADL_Memer_1, whole genome shotgun sequence, the proteins below share one genomic window:
- the LOC123536413 gene encoding uncharacterized protein LOC123536413, translated as MLRNVLELKQPLQGAVLNICKQYGTRARAYIEMTGPGEDKTERTIDPPEKKEKHEKHFVYTKHVPHMLHFNVEELNENLQKDYIDRQLEQMKKIVEDNEIRSITFNCIKESIFRSQLNMPIRKLGFESSFQRYNDDRGLAIFYMKADQEITMDNSNMGSYNKRAYAKQYYGLL; from the exons ATGTTACGAAACGTGTTGGAACTAAAACAGCCCTTACAAGGGGCTGTTTTAAATATATGCAAACAATATGGAACTAGGGCACGGGCATACATTGAG ATGACTGGTCCAGGCGAAGATAAAACAGAACGAACAATAGATCCGCCTGAGAAAAAAGAAAAGCACGAAAAACATTTCGTATACACGAAACATGTGCCTCACATGCTACACTTCAATGTTGAAGAATTAAACGAAAATCTACAGAAAGATTACATTGATAGACAATTGGAGCAAATGAAGAAGATTGTTGAAGACAATGAGATCAGAAGTATCACATTTAATTGTATAAAAGAAAGTATATTTAGAAGCCAACTGAATATGCCGATACGGAAGCTCGGTTTCGAATCGTCTTTTCAAAGATATAACGATGACAGAGGTCTGGccatattttatatgaaagctgATCAAGAAATAACAATGGATAACAGCAATATGGGTTCATACAATAAGCGGGCATATGCGAAACAATATTATGGACTCTTATAA